The following coding sequences lie in one Nycticebus coucang isolate mNycCou1 chromosome 18, mNycCou1.pri, whole genome shotgun sequence genomic window:
- the LOC128570446 gene encoding myosin-3: protein MSSDSEMEVFGIAAPFLRKSEKERIEAQNQPFDAKTYCFVVDSKEEYAKGKIKSSQDGKVTVETEDSRTLVVKPEDVYAMNPPKFDRIEDMAMLTHLNEPAVLYNLKDRYTSWMIYTYSGLFCVTVNPYKWLPVYNPEVVNGYRGKKRQEAPPHIFSISDNAYQFMLTDRENQSILITGESGAGKTVNTKRVIQYFATIAATGDLAKKKDSKMKGTLEDQIISANPLLEAFGNAKTVRNDNSSRFGKFIRIHFGTTGKLASADIETYLLEKSRVTFQLKAERSYHIFYQILSNKKPELIELLLITTNPYDYPFISQGEILVASIDDAEELLATDSAIDILGFTPEEKSGLYKLTGAVMHYGNMKFKQKQREEQAEPDGTEVADKTAYLMGLNSSDLLKALCFPRVKVGNEYVTKGQTVDQVHHAVNALSKSVYEKLFLWMVTRINQQLDTKLPRQHFIGVLDIAGFEIFEYNSLEQLCINFTNEKLQQFFNHHMFVLEQEEYKKEGIEWTFIDFGMDLAACIELIEKPMGIFSILEEECMFPKATDTSFKNKLYDQHLGKSANFQKPKVVKGRAEAHFSLIHYAGTVDYSVSGWLEKNKDPLNETVVGLYQKSSNRLLAHLYATFATADTDSGKKKVAKKKGSSFQTVSALFRENLNKLMSNLRTTHPHFVRCIIPNETKTPGAMEHSLVLHQLRCNGVLEGIRICRKGFPNRILYGDFKQRYRVLNASAIPEGQFIDSKKACEKLLASIDIDHTQYKFGHTKVFFKAGLLGTLEEMRDDRLAKLITRTQAVCRGFLMRVEFQKMVQRRESIFCIQYNIRSFMNVKHWPWMKLFFKIKPLLKSAETEKEMATMKEEFQKTKDELAKSEAKRKELEEKLVTLVQEKNDLQLQVQAESENLLDAEERCDQLIKAKFQLEAKIKEVTERAEDEEELNAELTAKKRKLEDECSELKKDIDDLELTLAKVEKEKHATENKVKNLTEELAGLDETIAKLTREKKALQEAHQQTLDDLQAEEDKVNSLSKIKSKLEQQVDDLESSLEQEKKLRVDLERHKRKLEGDLKLAQESILDLENDKQQLDERLKKKDFEYSQLQSKVEDEQTLGLQFQKKIKELQARMEELEEEIEAERATRAKTEKQRSDYARELEELSERLEEAGGVTSTQIELNKKREAEFLKLRRDLEEATLQHEAMVAALRKKHADSTAELGEQIDNLQRVKQKLEKEKSEFKLEIDDLSSSMESVSKSKANLEKICRTLEDQLSEARGKNEEIQRGLSELTTQKSRLQSEAGELSRQLEEKESIVSQLSRSKQAFTQQIEELKRQLEEENKAKNALAHALQSSRHDCDLLREQYEEEQESKAELQRALSKANSEVAQWRTKYETDAIQRTEELEEAKKKLAQRLQDSEEQAEAVNAKCASLEKTKQRLQGEVEDLMVDVERANSLAAALDKKQRNFDKVLAEWKTKCEESQAELEASLKESRSLSTELFKLKNAYEEALDQLETVKRENKNLEQEIADLTEQIAENGKTIHELEKSRKQMELEKADIQLALEEAEAALEHEEAKILRIQLELTQVKSEIDRKIAEKEEETEQLKRNYQRTVETMQSALDAEVRSRNEAVRIKKKMEGDLNEIEIQLSHANRQAAETLKHLRGVQGQLKDTQIHLDDALRGQEDLKEQLAIMERRANLLQAEVEELRATLEQTERARKLAEQELLDSNERVQLLHTQNTSLIHTKKKLETDLTQLQSEVEDASRDARNAEEKAKKAITDAAMMAEELKKEQDTSAHLERMKKNLEQTVKDLQHRLDEAEQLALKGGKKQIQKLETRIRELEFELEGEQKKNAESVKGLRKYERRVKELTYQSEEDRKNVLRLQDLVDKLQVKVKSYKRQAEEADEQANAHLTKFRKAQHELEEAEERADIAESQVNKLRAKTRDFTSSRMVIHESEE from the exons ATGAGTAGTGACAGTGAAATGGAAGTGTTCGGCATAGCCGCTCCTTTCCTCCGAAAGTCGGAAAAAGAGAGAATCGAGGCTCAGAACCAGCCCTTTGACGCCAAAACGTATTGCTTTGTGGTGGACTCAAAGGAAGAATATGCCAAGGGGAAAATTAAGAGTTCTCAAGACGGGAAGGTCACCGTGGAAACCGAAGACAGCAGG ACCCTGGTGGTTAAGCCAGAGGATGTGTATGCCATGAACCCCCCCAAGTTTGACAGGATCGAGGACATGGCCATGCTGACCCACCTCAACGAGCCGGCCGTGCTGTACAACCTCAAGGACCGCTACACGTCCTGGATGATCTAT ACCTACTCGGGCCTCTTCTGTGTCACTGTCAACCCCTACAAGTGGCTGCCGGTGTACAACCCCGAGGTGGTGAATGGATACCGAGGCAAAAAGCGCCAGGAGGCCCCACCCCACATCTTCTCCATCTCTGACAATGCCTATCAGTTCATGCTGACTG ATCGTGAAAACCAGTCTATTCTGATCAC TGGAGAATCCGGGGCAGGAAAGACTGTGAACACCAAACGGGTCATCCAGTACTTTGCAACAATTGCAGCTACTGGAGACCTTGCCAAGAAGAAGGACTCCAAAATGAAG GGGACTCTGGAAGACCAAATAATCAGCGCCAACCCACTGCTGGAGGCCTTCGGGAACGCCAAGACTGTGAGGAATGACAACTCCTCCCGCTTT GGCAAGTTCATCCGAATCCATTTTGGAACCACTGGGAAGCTGGCCTCTGCTGATATTGAAACTT ATCTGCTAGAAAAATCAAGAGTCACCTTTCAGCTGAAGGCTGAGAGAAGCTATCACATCTTCTACCAGATTCTTTCAAACAAGAAGCCTGAGCTCATAG AGCTGCTGCTTATCACCACCAACCCTTACGACTACCCGTTCATCAGCCAGGGTGAGATCCTGGTGGCCAGCATAGACGATGCTGAGGAGCTGCTGGCTACGGAT AGTGCCATTGACATCCTGGGCTTCACCCCAGAGGAGAAATCTGGGCTGTACAAGCTGACGGGAGCCGTCATGCATTATGGGAACATGAAGTTCAAGCAGAAGCAGCGTGAGGAACAGGCAGAGCCAGACGGCACCGAAG tGGCTGACAAAACAGCTTACCTGATGGGCCTGAACTCTTCAGATCTCCTGAAAGCCTTGTGCTTCCCTAGAGTGAAAGTTGGAAATGAGTATGTTACAAAAGGCCAAACTGTGGATCAG GTTCACCATGCTGTGAATGCCCTTTCCAAGTCAGTGTATGAAAAGTTGTTCTTGTGGATGGTCACGCGCATTAACCAGCAACTGGACACCAAGCTACCAAGGCAACACTTCATCGGTGTTCTGGACATTGCAGGCTTTGAGATCTTTGAG TATAACAGCCTGGAGCAGCTGTGCATCAACTTCACCAACGAGAAACTGCAACAGTTTTTCAACCACCACATGTTCGTGCTGGAGCAGGAGGAGTACAAGAAGGAAGGTATCGAGTGGACGTTTATTGACTTCGGCATGGACCTGGCCGCCTGCATCGAGCTCATCGAGAAG CCTATGGGCATCTTCTCCATCTTGGAAGAGGAGTGCATGTTCCCCAAGGCAACAGACACCTCCTTCAAGAACAAGCTGTATGACCAGCACTTGGGCAAGTCTGCCAACTTCCAGAAGCCCAAGGTTGTCAAAGGCAGGGCAGAGGCGCACTTCTCGCTGATTCACTATGCAGGCACCGTGGACTACAGTGTCTCGGGCTGGCTGGAGAAGAACAAGGACCCCCTGAACGAGACTGTTGTTGGGCTGTACCAGAAGTCCTCCAACAGGCTCCTGGCACACCTCTATGCCACTTTTGCCACAGCAGATA ctgatagtggaaagaagaaagttgCCAAGAAGAAAGGTTCTTCCTTCCAAACTGTCTCTGCCCTTTTCAGG gaaaatctGAATAAGCTAATGTCAAATTTAAGAACTACTCACCCTCATTTTGTGCGTTGCATAATTCCCAATGAAACCAAAACCCCAG GGGCTATGGAACATAGCCTTGTCCTGCACCAGCTACGGTGCAACGGTGTCCTGGAAGGGATCCGCATCTGTAGGAAAGGATTTCCAAACAGGATTCTCTATGGGGATTTTAAACAAAG ATACCGAGTGCTGAATGCCAGTGCAATCCCTGAGGGACAATTCATTGACAGCAAGAAGGCCTGTGAAAAGCTTCTGGCATCCATCGACATCGACCACACTCAGTACAAATTTGGACACACCAAG GTGTTCTTCAAAGCTGGCTTGCTGGGAACCCTGGAAGAGATGCGGGATGACCGCCTGGCCAAACTGATCACCCGGACGCAAGCTGTGTGCAGAGGGTTTCTCATGCGTGTGGAGTTCCAGAAGATGGTGCAGAGGAG ggagtCCATCTTCTGCATCCAGTACAACATCCGCTCTTTTATGAACGTCAAGCACTGGCCCTGGATGAAACTCTTCTTCAAGATCAAGCCCCTCCTGAAGAGTGCAGAGACTGAGAAGGAGATGGCCACCATGAAGGAAGAGTTCCAGAAAACCAAAGATGAGCTCGCCAAGTCAGAGGCAAAAAGGAAGGAGCTAGAGGAAAAACTGGTGACTCTGGTACAAGAGAAGAATGACCTGCAGCTTCAAGTACAAGCT gaaagtgaaaactTGTTGGATGCTGAGGAAAGATGCGACCAGCTGATCAAAGCCAAATTCCAACTTGAAGCCAAGATCAAGGAGGTGACCGAGAGAGCTGAGGATGAGGAAGAGCTCAATGCTGAGCTGACGGCCAAGAAGAGGAAACTGGAGGATGAATGTTCAGAACTGAAGAAAGACATTGATGACCTTGAGCTGACACTGGCCAAGGTTGAGAAGGAGAAACATGCCACAGAGAACAAG GTTAAGAACCTTACTGAGGAGCTTGCCGGATTAGATGAAACAATTGCAAAGTTAACCAGGGAGAAAAAGGCTCTCCAAGAGGCCCACCAGCAGACCCTGGATGACCTCCAAGCTGAAGAAGACAAAGTCAATTCTTTGAGCAAAATCAAGAGCAAACTGGAACAGCAAGTGGATGAC CTGGAAAGCTCCCTAGAACAAGAAAAGAAGCTCCGTGTAGACCTGGAAAGGCACAAAAGGAAGCTGGAAGGAGACTTGAAGCTTGCCCAAGAGTCCATATTAGACCTTGAGAATGACAAGCAGCAGCTGGATGAAAGGCTCAAGAA GAAGGACTTTGAATATAGTCAGCTGCAAAGCAAAGTGGAAGATGAGCAGACGCTAGGCCTCCAGTTTCAGAAGAAAATCAAAGAGTTACAG GCTCGGATGGAGGAGCTGGAAGAGGAGATTGAGGCAGAGAGGGCCACCCGCGCAAAGACTGAGAAACAGCGCAGTGACTACGCCCGGGAGCTGGAGGAGCTGAGCgagaggctggaggaggcaggaggcgTCACCTCCACACAGATCGAGCTCAACAAGAAGCGGGAAGCCGAGTTCCTGAAGCTGCGCCGGGACCTGGAGGAGGCCACCCTGCAGCATGAGGCCATGGTGGCCGCCCTGAGGAAGAAGCACGCGGACAGCACGGCCGAGCTCGGGGAGCAGATCGACAACCTGCAGAGGGTCAAACAGAAGCTGGAGAAGGAGAAGAGCGAGTTCAAGCTGGAGATTGATGACCTGTCCAGCAGTATGGAGAGCGTGTCCAAGTCCAAG GcaaatctggaaaaaatatgCCGAACCCTGGAGGATCAATTAAGTGAGGCCAGGGGCAAGAATGAGGAAATTCAGAGGGGCTTGAGTGAGCTGACCACACAGAAGTCTCGTCTCCAGTCTGAGGCTG GTGAGCTGAGTCGTCagctggaagaaaaggaaagcataGTGTCCCAACTCTCCAGGAGCAAGCAAGCATTTACCCAACAAATAGAAGAGCTCAAGAGGCAGCTGGAGGAAGAGAACAAG GCCAAGAACGCCCTGGCCCACGCCCTGCAGTCCTCCCGCCATGACTGTGACCTGCTGCGGGAACAGTATGAGGAGGAGCAGGAATCCAAGGCTGAGCTGCAGAGGGCGCTGTCCAAGGCCAACAGCGAGGTTGCCCAGTGGAGGACCAAATATGAGACAGACGCCATCCAGCGCACAGAGGAGCTGGAGGAGGCCAA gaaaaaACTTGCTCAGCGTCTTCAAGATTCTGAGGAACAGGCTGAGGCGGTGAATGCTAAATGTGCTTCCTTGGAGAAGACCAAGcagaggctgcagggagaggTGGAGGACCTGATGGTCGACGTGGAAAGAGCCAACTCCCTGGCTGCCGCTCTGGACAAGAAGCAGAGGAACTTCGACAAG GTGCTGGCTGAATGGAAGACCAAGTGTGAGGAGAGCCAAGCAGAGCTGGAGGCATCTCTAAAGGAGTCTCGCTCCCTGAGCACTGAGCTCTTCAAACTGAAAAATGCCTACGAGGAAGCCTTAGATCAACTTGAAACCGTGAAACGGGAAAATAAGAACTTAGAGC AGGAGATAGCAGATCTCACAGAACAAATCGCTGAAAATGGGAAAACCATCCATGAACTAGAGAAATCGAGAAagcagatggagctggaaaaggCTGATATCCAGCTGGCCCTCGAGGAAGCAGAG GCTGCTCTCGAGCACGAAGAAGCCAAGATCCTCCGAATCCAGCTTGAATTGACACAAGTGAAATCAGAAATTGATAGGAAGATtgctgagaaagaggaagagaccGAGCAGCTGAAGAGGAACTACCAGAGAACGGTAGAAACCATGCAGAGCGCCCTGGACGCCGAGGTGAGGAGCAGGAACGAGGCCGTCCGGATCAAGAAGAAGATGGAGGGGGACCTGAACGAAATCGAGATCCAGCTGAGCCACGCCAACCGCCAGGCTGCAGAGACCCTCAAACACCTCAGGGGCGTGCAGGGACAGCTGAAG GACACCCAGATCCACCTGGATGACGCTCTCCGGGGCCAGGAGGACCTGAAGGAGCAGCTGGCAATCATGGAACGCAGAGCCAACCTGCTGCAGGCCGAGGTGGAGGAGCTGCGGGCCACTCTGGAGCAGACGGAGAGAGCCCGGAAACTGGCGGAGCAGGAGCTCTTGGACTCCAATGAGAGAGTGCAGCTGCTGCACACCCAG AACACCAGCCTCATCCACACCAAGAAGAAGCTGGAGACAGACCTCACGCAGCTCCAGAGCGAGGTGGAAGATGCCAGCAGGGACGCTAGGAATGCAGAAGAGAAGGCGAAGAAGGCCATCACCGAC GCCGCCATGATGGCTGAGGAGCTGAAGAAGGAGCAGGACACCAGCGCCCACCTGGAGCGGATGAAGAAGAACCTGGAGCAGACGGTGAAGGACCTGCAGCACCGTCTGGACGAGGCCGAGCAGCTGGCGCTGAAGGGCGGGAAGAAGCAGATCCAGAAACTGGAGACGCGG ATCCGAGAGCTGGAGTTTGAGCTGGAAGGGGAGCAGAAGAAGAATGCAGAGTCTGTCAAGGGCTTGAGGAAATATGAGCGGCGGGTCAAGGAGCTGACGTATCAG agtgAAGAGGACAGGAAGAATGTGCTGAGACTGCAGGACCTGGTGGATAAACTGCAAGTGAAGGTCAAGTCCTACAAGAGGCAGGCCGAGGAGGCT GATGAACAAGCCAATGCTCATCTCACCAAATTCCGAAAAGCTCAGCATGAGCTGGAGGAGGCTGAGGAACGGGCGGACATTGCAGAGTCTCAAGTCAATAAGCTGCGCGCCAAGACCCGCGACTTCACCTCCAGCAGG ATGGTGATCCATGAGAGTGAAGAGTGA